The genomic window CAAGATTCAGGGACTGGTCACGTCATGAAGGTTTTAGGAGTCCAGAGATCTGGGCATGTTAGGACGTCCTGTTCAAGGTCAAGAATGAGCTTTGAGCCTTGCATTTCCTACCACCAGGAAAAAGCTGGCAGATGGCAGGCCTCTGGGTTCTGGACACAGCACGATGATGCCACACACGGCACGATACCACACACGGCACGATACCAGACACGGCACAATGATGCCAGACACGGCACGATGCCAGACCCAGCACGATACCACACACGGCATGATGCCAGACACGGCACAATGCCAGACATGGCACGATACCAGATATGGATCTCCATCGGTTGGCACAGAGGCTTCTTGTTTTGAGTGGGGCCCAGGAAAAGGAAGGGTAGCGcagttggtgaggctgtggaacGAAGTCCTGCCACTCAGGTCCCGTGAGCTACCAGAGCTCTGGCACGGCGAGTACCTGCCGCAGGTGGGGAAGGATGCGTCAAGGGGTCTCCAGCAAGGCTCAAAAGAGCTGCAGCACAGGCCCTAAGTTTTGAAGCAAGGAGGTCCCGACTGCAACAGAGAACTGCAGACTGTTCAGAGGAGTTTCTGGGGATGGTGTAGCCACAGCTCCCACCAGAAGCCAGTGCCACAGGACCCACCCAGGCTAAGGTCAGCGGCACAGTGAGGATCCAGGGTAAGGAGCAGTGCACAGCCGGGCACCGGCCATGAGAGCCAAAGGGCTGCACGGGCAGGTGGCCCAGCTTCCAGCTTGCCTGCTGGTCAGGCCACAGCCTTGGGGGTCCCTGTGACTGGGTAGGGGTCAAGCCAGGCCTGCTTCATGGCGGTTGGGTTCGTGGTGGTCAGACCACTCCACTCGGGCTGGCCCTGGAGTCAGGAGTGGGGGCGATCCCTGGCCTCTCATGTGGAGAGAAGAGCAGCTCACGGTAAGGACACACGTGGACAGGGCTGGGGAAGGGCTCGGCTGGCCGGTCAGGGCCTGAGAAGGGCAAGGCTGGAAGACAGACTGGGGAATGGAACTGCCGGGTGGACACCGGTGTGGGGACTTGTGGGTGTTCACCAGGGGCCCCGGCTGCAGAGCAGGCACCAAGCCACCCACAAGCCAACGACGTGGCCGGCGAAGCAGCGTCGGTGCGCCCACACGGCTCCCGCCTGGAGCAATGGAGGAGCAGACGGAGCCGAGCACCCCACGACAAGCCCAGCTCCTCTCGGCAGCAGCACGCCCTATCCTCTGGCAATAAAGACCACCAGGGACCCTGGACACAAAACCAGCCAGAGACCAACCGGTCACTTGGAGGTAAACTCAGCCCTGGAGGCCCCTTCCCCTTGGAAAGACAACAGCTGGTATTCCAGGCAGGGACCCGCCTTTCCAGCCCACGGTGCCTCTGTCTGCCCTGGGAGACCGGCTCCTGTGTAACGGCCCCCAGGGCCCGACTGCTTCCGGCAAAGGGGTGCAGGGGGAGCACAGGCGCCGCAGAGCCTGCAGCCTCGGTGAGCTTCTTGGAAAGAGCTGCTGCCACTGTCCTGACACCAACCCTCTGGGACTGTGGTGGCCCTGTCCTCAATGGCCCCACAGAGGACCGCATGGGTCTGGGGACCAAGTTAGAGGCAGGAGTGGCCGCCCACTCACCAGCTCCCAGTGACCCACTGACAACGTGTGCTTCCTTTCCCTGTAACTCTAAGCTGTGAGAGCTCAGAGGTCCTAAAACCCAGCTACCTGGGACTGAGTGAGGCGCTGCCCCACTCGATGGCTGTGGGTCACCTGGCTGGGGCCGCTCCTGTTCCAGCGGACCAGCAGGCAGAGCACCCACCACTGGGCCAGGGCGGGGAGGATAGAGCCCTGCAAGAGCGAGAAGACCAGGACTCGGACCCCAGGGTGAGGGCCTGGGTCCCACCAGCAGAAGAGGggtgaaggctgggcatggtggctcacgcctgtaatcccagcactttaggaggcccaggcagggagaatcacttgaggccaggagtttgagaccagcctggcccacatggtgaaaccccgtctctactataaatacaaaaattagctgggcgcacacctgtagtcccagctactcgggaggctgaggcagtagaatcatttgaacacaggaggcggcggctgcggtgagccaagatcacaacactgcactctggcccgggtgacagaacaagactgcctggaaaaaacaaacaaacaaacaaaaaccggGAGTATCGGCTGAGCCTGGGCCAGCGGCTGCTGCAGGCTGGGGTTGGCCCCACTTCCCTCCTCCCCTAAGTCTTCCCAGAAACTGCCAACAATCGGAAGCCTGGAGAAGCCCATCCAGGTGGAATCCCCGGAGCGTGATGGGCATTGGGCCGAGAGACACGGCAAACTGTCGTGGAGGCCCTCACACTAGGCCCACTGCCTGTGGCCTCTCCTCTGGAGGGCTGCCGGGCCAGCAGGAACCAACTGACCCGGGGCCATGTAGcaccctccccagaggccaggcGGCCACAGCCAGTGACTGATATGGGAGCATGCTAGACCCCACCTCAGATGAGAAACAGCCCCTTATAgtgcaggggtggggctggggggctggTCAGCACCTGCCCAGCAGCAGGCCCCAGCAGGCCCAGCCTCAGTGTGGCCACCACCCTGCCCTACACTGCCCCCTCTGCCCAGGGTCTCTCAGCCGCCCTCCTGCTGGCACTTGGTCTCTGTTGCACATAGACGTCTGTCTCTGGCCAGCCATAGTGGCTGAGCTCAGAGCCTGGAGCCCGGGGCTGCAATGTCCACCCTGTCCCTGACACACACCTGACCCCAAGACAAAAACACAAAGCAGGAGGCACAGGAAGGTTGGAATTGCTTTTATTGGGGGCGGATGCCGCAAGGCCCCGCCCACGGTCAGGTTAGTGTTCTGCCCTTGCAGAGGCGCCAGCAGCCTGACACCTCCACCTGCCACCCGCCCAGGGTTAGTGGAACATGCAAAgctcagaaggtggaggcaggggCGGTCGCTGCTGAGGCCAGGGCTGGGTGGAACAGGACGgtcagcacagagcctggccgGCGTCCCTGGGCCCAAAGAGGGCTGGGGCTCCCTGGGAGAGAGACGGGCAGGCAGCACCCCAGGGTGGGGTCCACAAGCTGAAGGGGCCCCTGGACCCACCAGGGcaggtctgcagctcccagccatgCCAGCTGGAACGTACATCTCCCCACCGGGTCTGGGTCCTCAGGGCCTGGGGTTAGAGGCCGACAAGGAAGGCACTTACTAGGGGAACAGAGGCTGGAGGCTGATGCCGGAGGCCAGAGGTCTCAGGAGTGAGTGTGGGGGGTGAGCTGGAAAGCACAGATCAGACAGCACTGTGGGGGCTGGGCCCGAGGGCCTCATCTTCCCATGGGGAAGGGGCTTCTCTGGGTAGACTGGGAGAGAGGCCGACTGGGGCTCCCCATCCCCAGCAAGGCCTACCGTGCAGGCCAGTGCTAGAAACACCAGGGCAGAAACGCCAGCCCAGGGCTCCAGCCCTGAGAGGCTGAGGGCCCTCTACTGACGGGGCTGAGCCCAGCTGCCCTGTGCAGCTAGGACAGGCAGACGGGCAACCCTGGGGACAGGAGGGTGGGCTGGGGCCCAGCGTGGGACCCTCCAAGGCACCTGGCTGTGTGAGTGGCAGGTAGAGGGGAGTGGGGAGACCCGAGGGGGTGAGACGGCCAGCAGCTGGGCCAGCCCTGTCCCCCAAGATACAGGCTGTCTGGACAGcagatatatattaatatattagtcTGGTCTTTTTGGTTAAACTTTAGGCACCACTTGGGAGGAAGACACCTTTAAGCGTTGAAAACGACCCCAGTGCCTCGGTGGGAGCCGGGCTGGGCCGCATGCAGAGCGGGGTGGGCGCAGGCAGGCTCAGGCCACGGCGGACTCAGGGCCCCCCACGGAGGCCGAGGACCCTGAGGCGTAGCGGCGGCCGTAGCCCGAGGAGGAGTAGGAGGACGAAGAGAAGGTCATGGAGAAGCCAGAGCCAGTGGCGTCAAAGCTGCCGCGGCGGGAGCCGGCCCGGGAGCCAGTGCGGGAGCCGGTGCGGGAGCCGGCGGTGGAGCCGGAGCCGCTGACGCTGTAGGGGCTGTAGTAGCCCTTGCTGGACTGCGCGGCAGCCTCCAGCAGCCGCAGCCCTGTGCCCTCCTCCACCATGCTGCGGTCCAGCGCGTCCTTGTAGGAGATCTTGAGCTTGGTCTTAGGGCAGGTGAGGTACTTGGAGTAGGCGCCCACATCACGCAGCTTCTGTGCAGTGCGGGCATCCACCGTGCCACGCTGCAGGGCCTCATCCAAGGGCACGCGGCCCGGCGTGTCGGGCTCAATCAGGCCACCGGTCAGGTACTGCACCTCCAGGAAGCGCTGGCCGGCCTCGTAGTAGAGCCAGCCCTTCTTCAGGGCCTGGGCGGCCGACATCTTGGTCTTGGTGCGTGGGTCCTCAAAGCCGCAGAAGGCCTTCTGGGCCAGATTGATGCGGTCCACCATGATCTTGTCCACCAGGCCCTTGTTGACAGCGTCGGTGACAGGGAAGCGCTCACCGGTGCTGGGGTCGATGATGCCCCCGGTGCAGGCCTGTGCCTCCAGCAGTCGCTGCCCTGTGATGTTATCCACCAGGTTGCGGTGCATGGCCTCGGTGATGGACACCTTCTCCAGCGTCTCCGTGTCCAGGATGCCAGCCACGGGGCCCGTCTCCTCAGTGGGGTCTGACCAGGAGGCCAGCTGGGTCCTGGAGACGGCGGGGCTGATGGGGTAGGAGGAGGAGGATCCCACGGAGGAGGAACGGGACCGGAAGCCGCTGGCATTGCCCGAGAGCATGTCGGCGAACTCGGTGATGGAGAGCGTGCCGGCGCGGTACTGGTCCAGTGCCGAGCGGTCGATGAGGTTCTTGGCGATGGCGTCGTCAATGTCGTATTGGCGGCCGGAGCGGCGGTCGATGATCATGGACTTAACTACGCCGTCCGAGGAGGAGATGGTGATCTCCTCCCACTCGCACTCCTGCTCGGACAGCTCCAGGTACGTCTGGTGGTCAATGAGGCCCTTGCGGTAGGCCTCGTACACGGACATCTCCTTGCCCGTCTCGGGGTCCACGATGACCACTCGGCGCTTGCGCACGGAGGACTTGGAGGACGTCTTCCGCTCCCGCTTCTTCTCCTTCAGCGGCAGGAGGCACAGGCCCGTCTGGGGGTCGGTGATACAACGCTCCATCAGCTGCAGGTAGGTGAGGTTCTCCTCCGTGTTGGGGTCAAAGAAGCCCTTGGTGTCATCCGAGGGGTCGGTCAGGATCTCGTTCATCTCCTCGTCGAAGAGGCCACGCTTGTAGGCCACCTCCACGGGCAGCCGGTGGCTCTCCTCGGGGTCGATGATGCCACCCGTGGCGATCTGGGCCTCCAGCAGGCGGATGCCGTGGTCCTTCAGGATCAGGCCCTTCTTCATGGCCTGGAAGAGGGAGATGAGCTTCCCAGAGTAAGGGTCCTTGTACCCGGTGACGGCTCGCTCGGCCGACAGCAGCTTGTCCTTGAACTCGGGGCCCACGATGCCCATACGCACAGCCTCCTCCACCGTCAGCTTCAGTCCCTTGATGGGGTCGATGACGTACCCGGTGGCCGCCTGTGCCTCTAGAAGCTCAAAGGCCGTGCCGGGGCGGATGATGCCCTTCTTCATGGCCTGGTACACCGAGAGCCGTTCCTTGGTGGCGTCCACGAAGACGCCGGCGATGCAGCTGGTGCCTTCCAGGAACTTCTGTAAGTTCTTGGTGACCTCCTCGATGGAGGTCAGGCCCTCCCGCAGCTGCAGCGCCGTGGCCTCGTCCATGACCTGCGAGCGCACCAGCTCCTCCACGGTGATCTGCTTCCGCAGGCCACGGAAGGTCAGCTTGCGAGCGTCCGACAGCGGCAGGAGCAGCTGGCCGGTGCCATCGTCACGGCGACACCGTCTGAGCAGCTGTGTGTAGCTGAGGCGCTCGTCGGTGGACGGGTCCACGTAGCTGCGCACCTCGCTGGGCTCGGAGAGCTGGTCGTGCGTGTCCTTGTTGAGGTAGCCGCGCTGGTAAGCCACCTCCAGTGGAAGGTGGAAGCCCAGGCGGGGGTCCACGATGCCGCCGGTGGCCAGCTGGGCATCCAGCAGCCGCAGGGCCTCCTCAGTAGGGATCAGCTCCTTCTTCATGGCCTGGAAGAGTGAGATGGTCTGCTCAGTGTAGGGGTCGCGGTAGCCGGTGACCGCCCGCTCAGCCGAGAGCAGGCGGTCGTGCAGCTCAGGCCCCACCAGGCCCTTCCGCACAGCCTCATCCACAGTCAGCCGCTGCCCCTTCACTGGATCCAGCAGGAAGCCCGTGGCTGCCTGTGCCTCCAGCAGCAGGCGGGCCACCTCGGCACTCAGCAGCCCTTTCTTGAGGGCCTGGTAGATGCTCAGTGTCTGCCTGGAGCCGGGCAAGTAGACGCCGGCCACGCAGCCCGTGCCATAGAGGTAGCGCCAGGCGGACTCCGCCTCGAGGGCCTCACGGAGGCTCCTGGTGCCCTCCCGGAGCAGGTTGTAGGTCTCGAGGGAGATGATCCGAGCCTCGTAGAGGTCCTCAGCCGTGAGGCGGCGGCGCACGTAGTCGTAGGAGGCCAGACCCTGCTGGCGGATGATCTCCGTCTTCTCAATGATctcaatgatgatgatgatcatgcgTTCCTTGGTCACCCGGCCGGCCTGAAAGTCAGCCATCAGCTGGGCCCGCTGCTCCTCGGGGATCAGGTCCGACTGCATCACCTCCCACAGGGACATGGTGGAGCCGCCGTGGCTGCCGCCGCCAGGAATGTCAATCTGCGTCTCTTCAAATGCCCTTCGTGTCTCCTCCTCAGTGTACACCTGTGTGGTctccaccacctcagccttctcCGCCCCTTTCAATGGCAAGAGGCGCAGGCCCGTCTCAGGGTCCTCCACGCAGCGCTCCAGCAGCTGCCTATATGTGAGGTTCTCGTGCGTGTTGGGGTCAAAGAAGCCCTTGGTGTCGTCGCTGGGGTCCGCCAAGACGCGGTTCATCTCCTCGTTGAAGTAGCCACGCTGGTAGGCCACGTCCACGGGCACGCGGTGGCTGTGCACGGGGTCGATGATGCCACCCGTGGCGATCTGGGCCTCCAGCAGGCGGATGCCATGCTGCCGGAGGACCAGGCCCTTCTGCATGGCCTGGAAGAGGGAGATGGTACTGCCTGAGTAGGGGTCTCTGTAGCCGGTGACAGCCTTCTCGGCCGACAGCAGCTGCTCATGAAGCTCGGGGCCCACCACGCCTGCCTTCACGGCCTCGTGGACATACAGGCGCTGGTTCCGCACGGGGTCCACCAGGAAGCCAGTGGCCGCCTGCGCCTCCAGCAGGAGCGCAGCGGTGCTGGGTCTCAGCAGGCCCCGGCGCATGGCCTCGTAGATGGACACCTTCTCCTTGGTGTCCTCCAGGTAGATGCCAGCGAGGCAGCCACTGCCCTGCAGCAGCGTCCGCACGGAGTCCAGCTCCGAAAGGTCCTTGACCGTCGTCTTGCCGTCCTTGAGCTGCTCAAACTGGGCTCTGCTGAGGACCCTGGAAGCCAGGAGCTCACTGGCTGGCACAGGGGCACGGAGGCCGCTGAAGGACAGCCTCTCCTGCCGCAGGGTCTCCACCTCCTCCACGATGGTGATGAGGATCTTGATGACCTTCTCCACGGTGACCTTGCCGGTGCGGAATTGACGCAGCAGCTCCTGCCGCTGCTCTGCGGTGAAGTACTCAGAGCTGATGAGCTCCCACACTGTCACCGTCCTGCCCTTGAAGCCACCCACGGGGACGTCAACCGGGGTCTTCTCGAAGGTCTCACGGGCCTGCAGCTCTGAGTAGAGCTCCTCCTGCCGGGCCCGAGCAGCCTTCTCTGAGAGCGGCAGCAGGCTCAGCCCAGTCAGCTGGTCGGGCCGGCACCGCTGCTGGAGCTCGCTGTAGGTGACCGGCTCCCCTGTGCTGGGGTCACAGTAGGCCTTGGCGTCAGCCCTTGGTGCTGACAGGGCCCTGCTGGTCTCCTCGTCCAGGAAGCCTCGGGCGCAGGCAACATCCAGGGGCACGCGGTGGCTCTTGCTGGGGTCCACGACACCGCCCGTGGACAACTGGGCGTCCAACAGGCGCAGGCCCTGCTCCCGGGGAATGAGGCCCTTCTTCAGGGCCTGGAACAGCGAGACACTCTGCCCCGTGTAGGGGTCCCTGTATCCCGTCACAGCCTTCTCGGCTGACAGCAGCTTCTCATGAAACTCGGGGCCCACCAGGCCGGCGCGCACTGCCTCGTCCACGGTCAGCCGGGCGCTGGTGGAGGGGTCGATGATGTGCCCGGTGCCAGCCTGGGCTTCCAACAGGGCCACAGCCACGTCGGACGGCAGCAGGTCTTTCTTCAGGGCGTCGTAGACGCTCAGCTTCTGCCCTGCCTCCTCCAGCCACACGCCTGCGATGACGTTGGCACCCCGGAGGGCCCGCCGCACAGCGTCCACCTCGGCCACCTCTCGCACAGAGCGCTCACCTTGTTGCAGCTGGTGGTAGAGCTCGCGGTCGATGACCCTGCTCTCCAGCAGCTCGGCGGCTGGCACCAGGCTGCGCAGGCCCTCGAAGCAGAGCTGGCCCTTctgctcctgctcctccaccaccgTGATGATGATCTTGATGATCTTCTCCACCGTGATCCGGCCCGTGCGGAACTGCCGCAGCAGGTCCCGCCGCTGCTCCGCTGTGAAGTATTCCGAGTTGATGATTTCCCAGATGGTCACCGTCTTGCCCTGGAACTTGCCGAACGGCGCGGACACAGTGGCCTTCTCAAAGACGTCCCGGGCCTCGGAGTCGGTGTAGACCAGCTCCCTGCCCTTGGCCGCCTTATCCGTGAGCGGCAGAAGGCGCAGGCCCGTCTCGGGGTCCTCCACGCAGCGCTCCAGCAGCTGCAGGTAGGTGAGGTTCTCGTGCGTGTTGGGGTCGAAGAAGCCCTTGGTGTCGTCGCTGGGGTCCGCCAGGACGCGGTTCATCTCCTCGTCGAAGTAGCCGCGCCGGTAGGCCACGTCCACGGGCACGCGGTGGCTGTGCACGGGGTCGATGACGCCACCCGTGGCGATCTGGGCCTCCAGCAGGCGGATGCCGTGCTCCCGGACGATGAGGCCCTTCTGCATGGCTTGGAAGAGGGAGATCTGCTGCCCGGTGTAGGGGTCCTTGTAGCCAGTGACGGCGCGCTCGGCCGACAGCAGCTTGTGGTGCAGCTCAGGGCCCACCACGCCCTCCTTCACAGCCTCATTGACAGTCAGCCGTCGGTTCCGCACCGGGTCCAGCAGGAAGCCTGAGGCTGCCTGAGCCTCCAGCAGGATGAGGGCCGTGCCAGGGCTCAGCAGCTGCCTCTGCAGGGCAGTGTAAACACTCAGCTTCTCATTGGTGGGCTTCAGCAACAGCCCTGCGATACTGCTGTGGCCCTGCAGGTAGTGGCGTACATCTTCCCGCCGCGCAAGCTCGTCCACTGTGGTGTGGCCCTGTGCCAGCCGCTGTAGCTCCTCCGCACTCAGGATGCCGGCCTCCTGCAGCCTCTGGGCTGGCACCTTCTGCCGCAGGCCATCGAAGCTGTGCTCCGGCTCTGTCTCTGTCGCGGGGCCATCAAGTGCATCCCGGCCGTTGGGCAGGGTCTTTGTGGCGGCCACCTGAGAGGCAGTGACCTCCTCTGAGTGCGCAAGTGCGGCCCGGTGCTCCTCCTCCAGGCGCTGCAGCTGCTCACGCAGCCTCTGGTTCTCCTCAGCCAGCAGCTCCTCCTGCTGCCGCCGCTGCCGCTCCAGCTGCTGCAGCTCCTCCTGCTTGCGCCGCACGCCCTCCTCGGCCTCATGCTGCCGCCGCCGGGCCTCCTCCATGCTGGCCACCAGCCGCTGCCGTTCCTGCTCCATCTgttgctgctgccgctgctgctccTCACGCAGCTGCTGTGCCTTGGCCACCTCGTCCTGGAAGAGCTGCTCCAGCTTGGCCTTCTCCTGCTCGATGAAGCGCTCCCTCTGTAGCAGGCTGTCCTTCTCAGAGAGGAAGCTCTGCTGCAGGGCCTGCGTCTCCTGCAGCAGTTGTTCCTGCTGCACCGTCTGCATCTGCAGAAGAAGAGGGTGTGATCAGGGACCGCCAGCCTGGGAGCACCCACCACCCACCGAAGCAGATCCCCAGGCCCACCCGCCTGTCGCATGGAGAGGGGGTGGTACCTCCTCAGACTTGAGCTGCAGCAGTTTGGCCTCCTGTTGGAGCTTCTCCTTCTCACGCTCCAGCTCAGCAATGGCCTCCCGCAGGCGCTCAGCATCGTGGTCACTCTGCTGTCGCTGGATCTCCAGTGTCTGCACCAGCGTCACCTTCTCCTGCGTAGCAAGCTCTGTGCGGTGCAGCTTCTCACCGATCTCCTCCGCCTGCTTCCGGAAGCGCTGGGCATCCTCCTCAGCGCGGGCCTGGGCGCGGCTCATCTCAGCCATACGCAGCTTGAGGCGCTCAGCCTCAGCACTCATCTCCAGCTGCCGCTGCCGCTCGGCCTCCAGTGTCCGCTGGAAGCCCTGCGTCTCCTCCGCCAGCTGCTGCGCCATCTGCTCCTTGTCCTCCTGCAGCCGCCGAGCCTGCTCCTGTGCAAGCTCCTTTTGCTGCTGCAGcagctctgcctcagccttgagCCGCGTAGCCTCCTGCACTGCCTGCATCTTCTCCTTGAGCATCTTCTCTGCCAAGGCTCGCTGCTGTGCCAGGTCCTCCTCTGCCAGCTGCCGCAGTCGCGCAGCCTCCTGAGCTGCCACGCTCAGCCGCGCGGCCTCCTCCGCCACCTGCTTCAtcttctcagcctcctcctgCAGGAAGCGCTGCGTATTGTCCTTGTCGCGCAAGATGAGTGCACGGTTCTCAGCCTCGATGCGTGCCTTGAGCTTGCTCAGCTCCTCC from Macaca mulatta isolate MMU2019108-1 chromosome 8, T2T-MMU8v2.0, whole genome shotgun sequence includes these protein-coding regions:
- the PLEC gene encoding plectin isoform X8 codes for the protein MSGEDAEVRAVPEDVSNGSSGSPSPGDTLPWNLGKTQRSRRSGGGAGSNGSVLDPAERAVIRIADERDRVQKKTFTKWVNKHLIKAQRHISDLYEDLRDGHNLISLLEVLSGDSLPREKGRMRFHKLQNVQIALDYLRHRQVKLVNIRNDDIADGNPKLTLGLIWTIILHFQISDIQVSGQSEDMTAKEKLLLWSQRMVEGYQGLRCDNFTSSWRDGRLFNAIIHRHKPMLIDMNKVYRQTNLENLDQAFSVAERDLGVTRLLDPEDVDVPQPDEKSIITYVSSLYDAMPRVPDVQDGVRANELQLRWQEYRELVLLLLQWIRHHTAAFEERRFPSSFEEIEILWSQFLKFKEMELPAKEADKNRSKGIYQSLEGAVQAGQLKVPPGYHPLDVEKEWGKLHVAILEREKQLRSEFERLECLQRIVTKLQMEAGLCEEQLNQADTLLQSDVRLLAAGKVPQRAGEVERDLDKADSMIRLLFNDVQTLKDGRHPQGEQMYRRVYRLHERLVAIRTEYNLRLKAGVAAPATQVTQVTLQSVQRRPELEDSTLRYLQDLLAWVEENQHRVDGAEWGVDLPSVEAQLGSHRGLHQSIEEFRAKIERARSDEGQLSPATRGAYRDCLGRLDLQYAKLLNSSKARLRSLESLHSFVAAATKELMWLNEKEEEEVGFDWSDRNTNMTAKKESYSALMRELELKEKKIKELQSAGDRLLREDHPARPTVESFQAALQTQWSWMLQLCCCIEAHLKENAAYFQFFSDVREAEGQLQKLQEALRRKYSCDRSATVTRLEDLLQDAQDEKEQLNEYKGHLSGLAKRAKAIVQLKPRHPAHPVRSRLPLLAVCDYKQVEVTVHKGDECQLVGPAQPSHWKVLSSSGSEAAVPSVCFLVPPPNQEAQEAVTRLEAQHQALVTLWHQLHVDMKSLLAWQSLRRDVQLIRSWSLATFRTLKPEEQRQALHSLELHYQAFLRDSQDAGGFGPEDRLMAEREYGSCSHHYQQLLQSLEQGAQEESRCQRCISELKDIRLQLEACETRTVHRLRLPLDKEPARECAQRIAEQQKAQAEVEGLGKGVARLSAEAEKVLALPEPSPAAPTLRSELELTLGKLEQVRSLSAIYLEKLKTISLVIHSTQGAEEVLRAHEEQLKEAQAVPATLPELEATKASLKKLRSQAEAQQPVFDALRDELRGAQEVGERLQQRHGERDVEVERWRERVAQLLERWQAVLVQTDVRQRELEQLGRQLRYYRESADPLGAWLQDARQRQEQIQAVPLANSQAVREQLRQEKALLEEIERHGEKVEECQRFAKQYINAIKDYELQLVTYKAQLEPVASPAKKPKVQSGSESVIQEYVDLRTRYSELTTLTSQYIKFISETLRRMEEEERLAEQQRAEERERLAEVEAALEKQRQLAEAHAQAKAQAEREAKELQQRMQEEVVRREEAAVDAQQQKRSIQEELQQLRQSSEAEIQAKARQAEAAERSRLRIEEEIRVVRLQLEATERQRGGAEGELQALRARAEEAEAQKRQAQEEAERLRRQVQDESQRKRQAEAELALRVKAEAEAAREKQRALQALEELRLQAEEAERRLRQAEVERARQVQVALETAQRSAEVELQSKRASFAEKTAQLERSLQEEHVAVAQLREEAERRAQQQAEAERAREEAERELERWQLKANEALRLRLQAEEVAQQKSLAQAEAEKQKEEAEREARRRGKAEEQAVRQRELAEQELEKQRQLAEGTAQQRLAAEQELIRLRAETEQGEQQRQLLEEELARLQREAAAATQKRQELEAELAKVRAEMEVLLASKARAEEESRSTSEKSKQRLEAEAGRFRELAEEAARLRALAEEAKRQRQLAEEDAARQRAEAERVLAEKLAAISEATRLKTEAEIALKEKEAENERLRRLAEDEAFQRRRLEEQAAQHKADIEERLAQLRKASDSELERQKGLVEDTLRQRRQVEEEILALKASFEKAAAGKAELELELGRIRSNAEDTLRSKEQAELEAARQRQLAAEEEQRRREAEERVQKSLAAEEEAARQRKAALEEVERLKAKVEEARRLRERAEQESARQLQLAQEAAQKRLQAEEKAHAFAVQQKEQELQQTLQQEQSVLDRLRSEAEAARRAAEEAEEARVQAEREAAQSRRQVEEAERLKQSAEEQAQARAQAQAAAEKLRKEAEQEAARRAQAEQAALRQKQAADAEMEKHKKFAEQTLRQKAQVEQELTTLRLQLEETDHQKNLLDEELQRLKAEATEAARQRSQVEEELFSVRVQMEELSKLKARIEAENRALILRDKDNTQRFLQEEAEKMKQVAEEAARLSVAAQEAARLRQLAEEDLAQQRALAEKMLKEKMQAVQEATRLKAEAELLQQQKELAQEQARRLQEDKEQMAQQLAEETQGFQRTLEAERQRQLEMSAEAERLKLRMAEMSRAQARAEEDAQRFRKQAEEIGEKLHRTELATQEKVTLVQTLEIQRQQSDHDAERLREAIAELEREKEKLQQEAKLLQLKSEEMQTVQQEQLLQETQALQQSFLSEKDSLLQRERFIEQEKAKLEQLFQDEVAKAQQLREEQQRQQQQMEQERQRLVASMEEARRRQHEAEEGVRRKQEELQQLERQRRQQEELLAEENQRLREQLQRLEEEHRAALAHSEEVTASQVAATKTLPNGRDALDGPATETEPEHSFDGLRQKVPAQRLQEAGILSAEELQRLAQGHTTVDELARREDVRHYLQGHSSIAGLLLKPTNEKLSVYTALQRQLLSPGTALILLEAQAASGFLLDPVRNRRLTVNEAVKEGVVGPELHHKLLSAERAVTGYKDPYTGQQISLFQAMQKGLIVREHGIRLLEAQIATGGVIDPVHSHRVPVDVAYRRGYFDEEMNRVLADPSDDTKGFFDPNTHENLTYLQLLERCVEDPETGLRLLPLTDKAAKGRELVYTDSEARDVFEKATVSAPFGKFQGKTVTIWEIINSEYFTAEQRRDLLRQFRTGRITVEKIIKIIITVVEEQEQKGQLCFEGLRSLVPAAELLESRVIDRELYHQLQQGERSVREVAEVDAVRRALRGANVIAGVWLEEAGQKLSVYDALKKDLLPSDVAVALLEAQAGTGHIIDPSTSARLTVDEAVRAGLVGPEFHEKLLSAEKAVTGYRDPYTGQSVSLFQALKKGLIPREQGLRLLDAQLSTGGVVDPSKSHRVPLDVACARGFLDEETSRALSAPRADAKAYCDPSTGEPVTYSELQQRCRPDQLTGLSLLPLSEKAARARQEELYSELQARETFEKTPVDVPVGGFKGRTVTVWELISSEYFTAEQRQELLRQFRTGKVTVEKVIKILITIVEEVETLRQERLSFSGLRAPVPASELLASRVLSRAQFEQLKDGKTTVKDLSELDSVRTLLQGSGCLAGIYLEDTKEKVSIYEAMRRGLLRPSTAALLLEAQAATGFLVDPVRNQRLYVHEAVKAGVVGPELHEQLLSAEKAVTGYRDPYSGSTISLFQAMQKGLVLRQHGIRLLEAQIATGGIIDPVHSHRVPVDVAYQRGYFNEEMNRVLADPSDDTKGFFDPNTHENLTYRQLLERCVEDPETGLRLLPLKGAEKAEVVETTQVYTEEETRRAFEETQIDIPGGGSHGGSTMSLWEVMQSDLIPEEQRAQLMADFQAGRVTKERMIIIIIEIIEKTEIIRQQGLASYDYVRRRLTAEDLYEARIISLETYNLLREGTRSLREALEAESAWRYLYGTGCVAGVYLPGSRQTLSIYQALKKGLLSAEVARLLLEAQAATGFLLDPVKGQRLTVDEAVRKGLVGPELHDRLLSAERAVTGYRDPYTEQTISLFQAMKKELIPTEEALRLLDAQLATGGIVDPRLGFHLPLEVAYQRGYLNKDTHDQLSEPSEVRSYVDPSTDERLSYTQLLRRCRRDDGTGQLLLPLSDARKLTFRGLRKQITVEELVRSQVMDEATALQLREGLTSIEEVTKNLQKFLEGTSCIAGVFVDATKERLSVYQAMKKGIIRPGTAFELLEAQAATGYVIDPIKGLKLTVEEAVRMGIVGPEFKDKLLSAERAVTGYKDPYSGKLISLFQAMKKGLILKDHGIRLLEAQIATGGIIDPEESHRLPVEVAYKRGLFDEEMNEILTDPSDDTKGFFDPNTEENLTYLQLMERCITDPQTGLCLLPLKEKKRERKTSSKSSVRKRRVVIVDPETGKEMSVYEAYRKGLIDHQTYLELSEQECEWEEITISSSDGVVKSMIIDRRSGRQYDIDDAIAKNLIDRSALDQYRAGTLSITEFADMLSGNASGFRSRSSSVGSSSSYPISPAVSRTQLASWSDPTEETGPVAGILDTETLEKVSITEAMHRNLVDNITGQRLLEAQACTGGIIDPSTGERFPVTDAVNKGLVDKIMVDRINLAQKAFCGFEDPRTKTKMSAAQALKKGWLYYEAGQRFLEVQYLTGGLIEPDTPGRVPLDEALQRGTVDARTAQKLRDVGAYSKYLTCPKTKLKISYKDALDRSMVEEGTGLRLLEAAAQSSKGYYSPYSVSGSGSTAGSRTGSRTGSRAGSRRGSFDATGSGFSMTFSSSSYSSSGYGRRYASGSSASVGGPESAVA